In Rhodococcus qingshengii JCM 15477, the sequence GTGAGCCGGTGAGTGGGTCCCCGACTACTACCTCTACGCGCACCCGTGCGCGCGACGTCGACCGTTCCGATACCTGCGCCGTTCTCGATACGGCTCTGTCCGACGGCCAGATCACGGTCGACGAGCACGCGAACCGGACGGCTGCGGCCATGACCGCGACCACGCTCGGACAGCTCGATCTGCTGGTCCGCGATCTGCAGAAAGCAACGCTGCGCAACGCCGTCGCCAAAGTTCGCCGTATCGACAAGATCTGGTACCTCGCAGCCGCATCGACTATCTTCGCCGGCCTGATCGGGTACCTCACCTTGTCCGCCGACCCTTCACCCCCACCGCCTCCACCGGCGGCAGCCGAAAACGTCGAACCGCTTGCCCCCATTGTGAGTTCGACGTTGAACACGGTCACCGCAAGCGGGATCGGGGAATTCATCACCAGATACAGCGCCAAGTATGGCACGACGATAATCGATTCCGCCAACTTCTACGACGGCTATGCAAGCGTCACTCGCGCCGCCGCTGTCTCGCCGAACCTGGAGGAAGACATCGACTTTCGAGGCGGTTTCACACCACGCGACAGCACGTCGACTCGAGCAGCCAGCACCGTCACCTTCGACCTCGCTGCCGTCGACATCGACAAACTCGCCGGATATCTGGCAGGAGTGTCCGCAAATCTCAACGTCCCCGACGCCGAGATCACACACATCAGCATGAGTTCGTCGAGCGACGATCCACGCGTCTCCATCTACGCCAGCAACAACCTCGGCGCGAGCGGCTCAATGGATTTGACCCCGGATGGCCGCCCGATCCGCTTGTCTCCCTTCACTCCTCGATAGGCCCCGGACATGCCGAACGATCTGACCAGGACCACCCGCGCTCGCAATGCCGATCGCGAGGCTACCTGCGCAGTGCTGGACTCCGCCTTCGCCGACGGACAACTCACGGCGACCGAGCACGACGAATTGACCGAACTCGCCGCGGTGGCAGTCACTCTCGGCGATCTCGAAGATTTGACGTCCGATCTGCAGACCGAGGCGTCCCTACCCATTCTTCGGAAAGAACCTTCGCTCGACACGCGTTGGATCGCCGTTGTGATCATCGCGCTGTCACTGGTCTCGGCTGTCGGTTTCGGAATCAAATACGCCGCGTCCGACGTCACGATCTTCTCGAGCCCCGAGCCACAGTTACACACCGTCGACGGCCTGGGGGCGATGTTCCATGCCATCGAAACGGAGTACGGCAGCGGACTGGTCGACGAGATGACCATCTATCCCACTTATGCACGCGTAACGCGCGCCGATCCTGCCGCGCCGCGCAAGAGCCTGGACAGCTACTACCGAGGCGACCTCGAGGACACGACTTCAGGAGGATCACGCGAACCCGACGTGACCCAGATCGACGTCAGACAGCTCGATCCTCGCATCGTGATCGCCCTGCTCGACGGCGCCGGAACAACGACGTCGGTGCAAAATCCGACCACTCGGTACGTCTCTGTCGATAGCACCGAAAATGTTCCGACCATCCAGATTCACGTCGGCAACGACCTCGACGAGAGCGGGTACCTGACCGCTGCCCTCGATGGCGAAATCATGTCGATTTACCCGTTCACCCCCTGATCTAGCCGTGACACCTTGGTACACGTATCGGGCCGCAGTGTGGTTTTATATATCGGCGCGATATAGTTGGTTATCGCATCAAGCGGTTAGGTTCAACGACTCGGGAGGTTTGTCAGTTGCTCGAACTCGCAATCCTCGGGCTGCTCCTCGAGTCACCGATGCACGGATACGAGCTGCGTAAGCGGCTCACTGGTCTGCTCGGCGCATTCCGCGCGTTCTCGTACGGATCGCTGTACCCGGCACTGCGGCGCATGCAAGCCGACGGATTGATCTCGGAAGACGTCGACACTGCCACCGGCACGCTCAAGCGTCGGGCGCGTCGCGTCTACCAGCTCACTCCGGAAGGTCGGCAACGGTTCACCGAACTGGTCGCCGACACCGGGCCGCAGAACTACACCGACGACGGTTTCGGCGTTCACCTCGCCTTCTTCAGCCGCACCCCCGCAGAAGCGCGGATGCGGATCCTCGAAGGCAGGCGACGTCAGGTCGAGGAGCGCCGTGAGGGGCTCCGCGAGGCCGTCGGTCGGGCCAGCGGATCGCTGGACCGCTATACCCGTCAGCTCCATCAGCTCGGACTCGAATCGAGTGAACGCGAAGTGCGTTGGCTCAACGAATTGATCGCAGCCGAGCAATCGACAACAGGAACATCCCGGAAAGAAGGAGAACCCGACCATGGGTGAGAACAGCACCGCGGTGCGCGTAGCCATTGTGGGCGTGGGTAACTGCGCCTCGTCCCTGGTTCAGGGCGTCCACTACTACAAGGATGCCGACGAGACCCAGACGGTCCCCGGCCTCATGCACGTCAAGTTCGGTAAGTACCACGTCCGCGACGTGCAGTTCGTCGCTGCGTTCGACGTCGACGCCAAGAAGGTCGGCTTCGACCTCTCCGAGGCGATCCTCGCGAGCGAGAACAACACCATCAAGATCGCCGACGTCCCGCCCCTGGACGTTCCCGTTCAGCGTGGCCCGACCCTCGACGGCATCGGCAAGTACTACGCCGAGACCATCGAGCTGTCCGACGCCGAGCCCGTCGACGTCGTCAAGGCACTCAAGGACGCTCAGGTCGACGTCCTCGTCTCCTACCTGCCCGTCGGTTCCGACGACGCTGACAAGTTCTACGCACAGTGCGCGATCGACGCA encodes:
- a CDS encoding PadR family transcriptional regulator, with amino-acid sequence MLELAILGLLLESPMHGYELRKRLTGLLGAFRAFSYGSLYPALRRMQADGLISEDVDTATGTLKRRARRVYQLTPEGRQRFTELVADTGPQNYTDDGFGVHLAFFSRTPAEARMRILEGRRRQVEERREGLREAVGRASGSLDRYTRQLHQLGLESSEREVRWLNELIAAEQSTTGTSRKEGEPDHG
- a CDS encoding DUF1707 SHOCT-like domain-containing protein translates to MPNDLTRTTRARNADREATCAVLDSAFADGQLTATEHDELTELAAVAVTLGDLEDLTSDLQTEASLPILRKEPSLDTRWIAVVIIALSLVSAVGFGIKYAASDVTIFSSPEPQLHTVDGLGAMFHAIETEYGSGLVDEMTIYPTYARVTRADPAAPRKSLDSYYRGDLEDTTSGGSREPDVTQIDVRQLDPRIVIALLDGAGTTTSVQNPTTRYVSVDSTENVPTIQIHVGNDLDESGYLTAALDGEIMSIYPFTP
- a CDS encoding DUF1707 SHOCT-like domain-containing protein codes for the protein MSGSPTTTSTRTRARDVDRSDTCAVLDTALSDGQITVDEHANRTAAAMTATTLGQLDLLVRDLQKATLRNAVAKVRRIDKIWYLAAASTIFAGLIGYLTLSADPSPPPPPPAAAENVEPLAPIVSSTLNTVTASGIGEFITRYSAKYGTTIIDSANFYDGYASVTRAAAVSPNLEEDIDFRGGFTPRDSTSTRAASTVTFDLAAVDIDKLAGYLAGVSANLNVPDAEITHISMSSSSDDPRVSIYASNNLGASGSMDLTPDGRPIRLSPFTPR